GGACAAGGGACCGCCCATCGCGTGGCGCCAACGGCGCTGTGCGACGGGCGGGGGGACAGGGAAGCTAGGGGCGCTCCGGGGCCGCGCCAACCGCGGCCTCGGGTCTTCGCAGAGTGTTCGGGCGCGTTCTGCGGTCGGGGCGTCCCGCCTCGGCGCCGAGGCGGAGGCGCTCGCCTACCGCTTGTCCGGCGTGAGCATCGTGGTCATCCGGCGGCCCTCCATCGTGGGGGCCTGGTCGACCTTGGCGATGTCGGCGAGGTCCTCCGTGAACCGCTCGAGCATGTCGAGGCCCTGGTCCTTGTAGATGATGTCGCGGCCGCGGAACTGGACCCACGCCTTGACCTTGTTCCCCTTCTCGAGGAACTCGCGGGCGTGCTTCAGCTTGAACTCGTAGTCGTGGTCGTCGGTCCGCGGGCGGAAGCGGACCTCCTTGAGCTCGCCCTGGCCGGCCTGCTTCTTCCGCTGCTCCTTGGCCTTCTTCTGCTGCTCGTACCGGTACTTCCCGTAGTCCATGATCTTGGTCACGGGCGGGTCCGAGTTGGGCGAGATCTCGACGAGGTCGAGGCCCATGCTGCGGGCCATGTCGATGGCCTCGTCGGTGGCCATCACCCCTTTCTGACCCTCGCCGTCGATGACGACGCGGACCTTGTTGGAGCGGATGTTCTCGTTGATGTTGACGTCGGGCTCGCGGCGGGCCGGCTGCGGGCGTCGGGATCTGCGTCGGGCTATGGTAAACCTCTGAGGTTGTGGAAAAGGGTAAGGCCCCGTAGGGGCATGGTCGTGGGGGAGATACGACGGAGGCGGCCGCGGGTTCGGGCGCCGAGTGCGAAATCCGGCCGTCCGGGCCGGTTTTTCCCGTCGCTCCATCCGACGAGCCTCTCT
This sequence is a window from Rubrivirga marina. Protein-coding genes within it:
- the infC gene encoding translation initiation factor IF-3, producing MARRRSRRPQPARREPDVNINENIRSNKVRVVIDGEGQKGVMATDEAIDMARSMGLDLVEISPNSDPPVTKIMDYGKYRYEQQKKAKEQRKKQAGQGELKEVRFRPRTDDHDYEFKLKHAREFLEKGNKVKAWVQFRGRDIIYKDQGLDMLERFTEDLADIAKVDQAPTMEGRRMTTMLTPDKR